In Bacteroides cellulosilyticus, the genomic stretch ATTTGTATAAAATGCCGCAAAATACTTACCGGATGGATGAGCTACCTTGATTTTGGTATAAGCCTGATTTCGTGATAGCAAATTGCCAAAGCGTTCTATCCCTTCAGGATAAACTCCCCATTTTTTCAGTTCTCCATTCGGATAAACAAATGCATATTCATTCTCTTCTTCTAAACCGGCATCACATATATATAAGGAATCGGTTAACTTAATCAAACCATTATAAAACGGCTGACTACTGGAAAAATCTAAGATAGAAATCATTGGATGTTCCCTATTAAAAGATATTTTCTTAAGCCGATTCATATCTAACACAATCGTTTCTTTATGGTTATTAGAGACCAATTGACTTGCTGGTAATATTAAATCATCCGGTCCTTCCCCCTTACTGCCAAAAGTACATTTATATTCAAAATTAGCTTTATCAAATACTTGAAAACAAGTATCCATTTTTTCATTGAAAACTATCAAAAAAGAGTCTCTTATAAAGATGTTTTTAGGATATAATATCACCGGAGGAATATCATGTTTTTCCCCTAATAAAGAATCTGTAGTGTCAAATGAATAATACATTTCAAGAGTCGGCTTAACAGTACAAGCCGACAAACTTGCAATTAACACAATAAAAGCAACTATTTTTTTCATATATATATATTAATTTACAGAAGTGTATCAAAAGCAATTTCATACATTTCAGAATGAATCTTAACCTAAATCAACGTACTACAAAACTTTTAATACACTTCTTTACATACCCTATTTATTACAAGTACTTTGATCTCTCAAATCACGTCCCTTATCTACAACGCAATAATAGCAGTGTACAAAATACTGATCTGAATGAAACCAATCAGCTGGCGTAAATGTGTTATAACAAATATAACCATTTCCCGACTCGCCATCATTAGCTAGCGCTTCTACATTCTCCAAAACTAAATTTGTCAGGCTAACATAGTTTTTCGTGCTTCGCACTCCATAACCTACAGTCACCAGAAACGCAAGGGCCAGTGCCCCCATAAAAACTCTTTTCTTCATAATATAAAAATTAAATGAATAGTATTAATAGTACGTACTATCTATTATTTGAAGTATACTTTTCTTTATTTCAATAAAAAATCCACTATTGGCTCATCCCTATTCACATCTGTAGCAACAATAGTCCTACATTGCTCATCCACAAACATACCATAAATCACATGATCCAACTCATATTTCCCCAACGGCTCCCCCGTCAGGTTAAACACATATATATACCTTCCCCCATCCGTCATATCACCTTTCTGTGCCGCTTCTGCAATCTCTTTGAATGTACGTCCCTGAAACACCGCATAAATGGCATCATTCGTAACCTGCACATCGCAAAACCCCATAATCCCCGTAGGAATACCATAGCCTTCCGAAACCTTGAACTTCGGTTCGCCATTTGGACCAATGCGTACTACATGCGTACTATCTTTCAAGTCATAGATTTCAAGAATTTCTCCCAATTGAGTTACAGCAGCCAAAACCCCATTCCGAGGATTATAGTCAATGAAACTACGCCATGCTTGCGCAAGCGCAGGACGAGCCTGCATCAAAGCTTCTTCATTTGTAGAAGGAATCTCCCCCATCTTACGTAGCAACTTGCCTTTCCGGTCTACCCAGCAGAAACGACTTTCTCCTGAATAATCAGGAATGATAAAAGTGGAGTCATCATATACCACAAAGTCTAATGCCCGGAGAATTTCTTTATCCAGACTCACTACTTCTTCACGAAGCAATGAGTCTCCAGATAAAGATAAACCAAACCTAGTAATTTGTGATTTATTTGAATCTAACACCCACAATGAATTTCCATCCCAACGGATATTCTCAACGGAAAGCATGTCTTCCGGTGAATCTCCGCGCTTACCTAAAGAAGCTATATATGAGAAATCAGGATAATGAAACAACTGGATAAAATAATCCGGAGCATGCAAGTCGAGTATTGCCACGGTATCCCCCTGTATTCGTATCCGGTAAGGGAAACGGAATATGGCGGTATCTAATGGCATAGTTTGCCCCGACAACTGTTCCGTAACCGGAAAGTCATTATAAGGAATTCCTTTCTCAGGTGCAGAGGCACATGCCGAGACAAGAAGCACTATTAGCAATATGTTAGTACAAGTCTTCAAGGCTATAACCGGTTGCCACTATTTTAACTTTCTCATGATTTATGGGACAATCAACTGTCCCAGAACCTACACAATGCATAGGAACATGACTTTCTCCTCCCGCCAATGCTTCAATATTTTCCATTAGCAAAGCACTTTCAATCTTTTCTTCATGAAAAGAACCATAGCAGACCATCGTCATAACTAGAAGCGACATACCTGCAAGCAAAACTTTCTTCTTCATATTTTTCATTCAGACAATAATTGCGTTTCATTACTCACAAAGGTAGCGACCTACAAAGCATAAAAACAAATTTAGTGTCTTACAAAACCTATCAGGCACTAAATTCAATACCGTTGACAGGTTTTGTAAGGTTATGTAAGATTTTGGCTAATTCTGTAAATCAACGTCCGGAGCAGTATTTTCTTCGATGGAATGGGCAATTTTCAACTGATACTTTGAATTTCCACTGACCAGTGAAATTTGCGGTGACATCTCAGCCAAAGAAGAACGAAGTCGTCCAGCAACCGTATGCACTCGTTCAGAGCGTCCACTGCCATCCGGCCATAATAACAGATAAATATCTGACATAAGCATACAATATCCATCAGCCTCTAAAAGCCCAAGCAATAAAGCCGAGACCTGTGGCAATAAATTCTTCACCTGATTTCCCCGCCTCAACAATCTATTTGTCGAATCAAACAAGACATCATCTCCCAATTGATAGATACAAGACGCCGTTTCTTTCAATACAACAACCGGAATTTCTTTCTCCGTACCTGCAAGTTCAGTGACATCCGATCTACGGACTTCAACAAAACGTCTGTTATGAACATTCCAGCCCCAAAAGAAAAGCACTACGGAAAACAGAAGAAAGACATGCTTTATCCAGTCCCATAAAGTCATACTACGCCAATACCTAAAAGGCGGTACAAAAGCAGTCACCTCCACTTCACAGCGGTAACCTATATAGTAGGAACACAAGCTATCCAATACAGGCATATGACGAGTATCTTTTGCATAAGCTATGGATACATTCCCTGATAAATCAGTAACCGACACACGTATATTGCCGCTACCGGAGATTCCGTTCTCAACCCAAAGACTATCCCACAGCATATTCAAAGAATCTGGCTCTAAAGGTTGTTCTTCCAATATAACACTGTCGAAAAGTCTCTCCGTAGGATTCTCCGCTATATTATTATAATGCTTATAGGCAGGTACAATATATTCTTTAGGGCCTTCTCCCACATCCATTGTAACTGTTTTCGGACTATCATCTTTAAAGTCTCTTCGAGTATAGGAATGTGACACAATATACATATCCTCTTTTCCGCGCTTCTCCATACTATCTTCCAAAACACTGACAAGAGAAGTACGCATTTGCTCATTCAGGTTGTGTTCCCTCGTCAAATATTTATAAACAATATCTATTGATAAACACAAAGTTGCTGTCAATGATACAATCAGCAGAACTCTACCAAAAGCGTTTTTTCTATTCATAATCCAATTCTATTTTATGACTTATCATTATCTGTTTTTACCAAAACACCTGTTCCCCATCCACATACTCAAAGATCCGTTCGTCCACCCCGCCCGAATGGTTCTTCAAATAAAGCAACGCCCCTTTAGGAACATTATAAACCAGCGAGTCCGAATCCGCCACCGTCACTCCCGCAGAAATCCAGCCCCCCTTTCCGGCATAGAAAAGCTCATACTTATCGCCTTTGCGAATAAAATTAACGCGATTCCGCGGAGTAAAGACTATCTTACCAACAGAAACAGGCTTTCCAAAGTCAATCCCCGCCCAACCGCCACCCGGCTGTTTATAATCGAAGGAAGTATAAGGGTCACCATCAAAGGCACTCATATACCAATGTCCCTTATCGCCATCAAAGCTACCCGGTGTACCTATCACCTGCCCCTTCAACGGAATAGTATCACCCGTTTCTCTATAAAAGCCTACTTCCGATATGTTACAATAACTTCCCGCAGGACCATAATAACGCAAATAGCGATACCCCTTTGATTTATCCACATAAGCCACATTATAGAGCCGAACCGGCTTCTCCTCTATCAAATACAGCGTATCCTTTTTCCGGAATCCCGCATCATTGCTACCCTCGAATACCCCGCCCACCATACGGTCGATAAAAGGTTCTATAAACAGATTGAACTTATGAAATATAATCACCTGCTCCATCTCTTCTCCGTTTCCGAAATACCGGAAATATTTCAGTTCCTTATGCACCCAAAAAGGAACGCTTATCGGCAGCAACTTCTTATCACGATAGACGGATAAGCAAAAAACAGCGTTTCCATCGACATTTTCAAAACTTACCTGCCCATCCTTGCACTTGCTGACTGCCACCGGAACCCACTCCATACGAGAAGGAAGACACAAGTAAATAACCTCATCCTGCTCCGGCCGAATAAGAAAGCGTGACTCAGGAATACGGATCGTCTGTTCGCAATCAGAATAAATGTTTGTCACGTCCTGCATCAACGGATAGCGGAAAGTAGGATGTATTTTCTCCGGCGGTTGGTTCATCATTTTCATCATATCCCGGTTGACACTGAACATCCGGCGATAAACCTTCCCCCGGGGTGCATCGTAAGTGTGCGATTGGATAAGAGGACCGGGATAGAGAAGCGAGCAGAAGAAAGCGTCGCAATGATCATCCGGTACAAAGTTCCAGTAATGGGGCACATTGTTATCACCACGCATCAGCATTTCATCACAACCGCTCGGAATCCCCAAGGCACGATAGATGTAAGTAAACGCATCCGCCAAATCTTCACAGTTACCGGACAGCCAGTCCGCAATTTCCGGTCCTGCGCTATGCTTGGCATAAGAATAAGAAACAAAACGGGGAGCACGTTTCTTCAAAGAATCTAGCAGTACATCCGCCACAATCCAGGGATATACGCTCTCGGGTTTAAGACGAATGCTATCCAGCAGAGAATTATATTTATCGTAAAGCCGTTCGCGCCATTCCACCGGACATTCATCCCCCACGCGATAAGGGAGCATGTATTCACAAAAGTTCTCAAAAGAAACCTTCTTGCCCCAAGGTTGCTCATGCCAAACCTTGAATGCCCAGTCTATATTGCGAACCAAATAGGCGGAATCCATCTCCTGAATATCATATTTCAACTCAGTCTTACCGAACTGCTCGTTCATTTTCCCACGGTTCAGGGAATCCGCAATCACTTCAGGCGACAAGGTCGTTTCATGAAGCATCTTGAAAAATTGTTTTTCATAATCCACCTCTTCACCCGTATAGTAATAATGATAAGGCATATTTTCGACCAGGAAACAAGCAGCCTTATACTTCAGCGAATCTTCTGCATAGTGATTTAAGACTTTTTCCAGCTCTGCACGATTACCTCCTGCCTGTATCAGCGCCGTCTCTAAATTCGTTTTGCCGCCACAAGCCACGATTGCGATGGAAAGGGCGATTATTGAAAGAATCTTCTTCATGGTCATCATCTTTTTTGTGTTTTTATTCTCATTACTGTATAAGAGAAAGGAAGAAATTCGTAATCAAACTGCTCTCCAAACTCCCGAAACTCACTCTCACGCGGATAAATACGTTTAGGCTCCTCCGCCGTATTCTCATCCATGCCGGTAGCGGCCGCCAATATAAGCACGCGTCCTTCCGCCTCAACCCGTGCGCCTCCTACAAGATGGAATCTTACTTTATAAGGAACATCTGCCGAATTAACCACCTTTACTACAGTCTCTCCCGTCTTTTCATCGTATCCGGCAGTATAAAACTGCCGGGGCATGACCGGCTTATAACCAATCACCAATCTTTCATTCACGTAAAACTCCACACCTTCGGACGTACTCACCAATTTCACGTCATACCAGCGGTTATTCTTCAGATGCCAAGGCAATATCTTGGTCACCACCTCGCCCTCCAGATCTTCGATATTAATAAATTGATTGGTCCATCTCCCCACATTAACGCAATATCCTTTTTTCTTGTCTGCGGACACACCATAATAAAGGAAAAAGCCTTCATCACCTCTTGTACGTCGCGCTCGGAATGTAAGAACGTATTCATTCCCGATGAAATCAGGCAAAATCGCTCTGGTACGCAATTGTCTGGAAGTCTGTATCAAGACACCATCCTGCACTTTCCATTCACCGCTATCGGCTTTGCAACAGGATACATCATAAGAAGTAGTCTTTCCATCCGCCTCAATCCGGAT encodes the following:
- a CDS encoding transglutaminase-like domain-containing protein — translated: MKKILSIIALSIAIVACGGKTNLETALIQAGGNRAELEKVLNHYAEDSLKYKAACFLVENMPYHYYYTGEEVDYEKQFFKMLHETTLSPEVIADSLNRGKMNEQFGKTELKYDIQEMDSAYLVRNIDWAFKVWHEQPWGKKVSFENFCEYMLPYRVGDECPVEWRERLYDKYNSLLDSIRLKPESVYPWIVADVLLDSLKKRAPRFVSYSYAKHSAGPEIADWLSGNCEDLADAFTYIYRALGIPSGCDEMLMRGDNNVPHYWNFVPDDHCDAFFCSLLYPGPLIQSHTYDAPRGKVYRRMFSVNRDMMKMMNQPPEKIHPTFRYPLMQDVTNIYSDCEQTIRIPESRFLIRPEQDEVIYLCLPSRMEWVPVAVSKCKDGQVSFENVDGNAVFCLSVYRDKKLLPISVPFWVHKELKYFRYFGNGEEMEQVIIFHKFNLFIEPFIDRMVGGVFEGSNDAGFRKKDTLYLIEEKPVRLYNVAYVDKSKGYRYLRYYGPAGSYCNISEVGFYRETGDTIPLKGQVIGTPGSFDGDKGHWYMSAFDGDPYTSFDYKQPGGGWAGIDFGKPVSVGKIVFTPRNRVNFIRKGDKYELFYAGKGGWISAGVTVADSDSLVYNVPKGALLYLKNHSGGVDERIFEYVDGEQVFW
- a CDS encoding BF3164 family lipoprotein, producing the protein MKKIVAFIVLIASLSACTVKPTLEMYYSFDTTDSLLGEKHDIPPVILYPKNIFIRDSFLIVFNEKMDTCFQVFDKANFEYKCTFGSKGEGPDDLILPASQLVSNNHKETIVLDMNRLKKISFNREHPMISILDFSSSQPFYNGLIKLTDSLYICDAGLEEENEYAFVYPNGELKKWGVYPEGIERFGNLLSRNQAYTKIKVAHPSGKYFAAFYTNSRKLRIYDISGNMLHDIELNILPGEQEVPLEVENRYIYAIGAYATENYIYTLNLDMTPQDIYARKHYPSLQVFSWEGKPLKQYRLNCYISAFTIDEADRTVYGVFAEDESSIYTFNLDSL
- a CDS encoding NVEALA domain-containing protein, encoding MKKKVLLAGMSLLVMTMVCYGSFHEEKIESALLMENIEALAGGESHVPMHCVGSGTVDCPINHEKVKIVATGYSLEDLY
- a CDS encoding alpha-L-arabinofuranosidase C-terminal domain-containing protein — protein: MMLFRKMHCHVWNTFILLAFLLSSCCLSPVEDEVVIDVCQDVSMETVSIVNVIDTFYRRSPEFFFANSVMFDKEPRGKFLLHSHGYACKVDSGNMLASLAEAAWYLGMERNRDLVRINFDSLAVKNENDSKLSSDYVRAISVGNIPTYNVQISKTQSVPLPVKTEKGMIGFGSWGTEVEFKDIRIEADGKTTSYDVSCCKADSGEWKVQDGVLIQTSRQLRTRAILPDFIGNEYVLTFRARRTRGDEGFFLYYGVSADKKKGYCVNVGRWTNQFINIEDLEGEVVTKILPWHLKNNRWYDVKLVSTSEGVEFYVNERLVIGYKPVMPRQFYTAGYDEKTGETVVKVVNSADVPYKVRFHLVGGARVEAEGRVLILAAATGMDENTAEEPKRIYPRESEFREFGEQFDYEFLPFSYTVMRIKTQKR
- a CDS encoding NVEALA domain-containing protein; the encoded protein is MKKRVFMGALALAFLVTVGYGVRSTKNYVSLTNLVLENVEALANDGESGNGYICYNTFTPADWFHSDQYFVHCYYCVVDKGRDLRDQSTCNK
- a CDS encoding BF3164 family lipoprotein → MKTCTNILLIVLLVSACASAPEKGIPYNDFPVTEQLSGQTMPLDTAIFRFPYRIRIQGDTVAILDLHAPDYFIQLFHYPDFSYIASLGKRGDSPEDMLSVENIRWDGNSLWVLDSNKSQITRFGLSLSGDSLLREEVVSLDKEILRALDFVVYDDSTFIIPDYSGESRFCWVDRKGKLLRKMGEIPSTNEEALMQARPALAQAWRSFIDYNPRNGVLAAVTQLGEILEIYDLKDSTHVVRIGPNGEPKFKVSEGYGIPTGIMGFCDVQVTNDAIYAVFQGRTFKEIAEAAQKGDMTDGGRYIYVFNLTGEPLGKYELDHVIYGMFVDEQCRTIVATDVNRDEPIVDFLLK